A DNA window from Ctenopharyngodon idella isolate HZGC_01 chromosome 8, HZGC01, whole genome shotgun sequence contains the following coding sequences:
- the mpeg1.2 gene encoding macrophage expressed 1, tandem duplicate 2, with protein MKQLYTFLIIFVVVCKSNAFIRPSNGLRECRINSTLTALEVLPGGGWDNLRNLDMGRVMNLSYSQCQTTEDGLYLIPDEVFVIPRKTSGVETHSETIMSWLEQKSSTSGSINADISFPPVLNGKFSEENTRMKIHQVRGNSVTTRVQVRNHLYTVNAYPDFTLDSRFAQQIVEIADAIENNQTRQANYLSEKLILDYGTHVITSIDAGATLVQEDYIKRSYVSDSESDKSSVSASAGLNFFNKVNFNFGSKETQETSETLSYQQNITYSIVQSHGGALFYQGITLQKWQESTQNNLVAIDRSGMPMHYFLNPSTFPDLPVPTLQKLALSVQKAAERYYNINTIPGCVDQNSPNFNFQANVNDKSCEGPVTNLTFGGVYQTCTPLAADGDVICHELAQKNPDTGDYSCRQPYASSLLHSETVEQSYNKYECHKQCHSCWLIFDCCDNVCGNAYYVRSAKIDTYWCSTNQTVPQYSGYLFGGLFGPSLQNPLTKSHDCPPNYFAQIFLTNGMMICLSNDYEAGTISSVPFGGFFSCQSGNPLARGEYRCPPQYSQHLAAISDGCQVLYCVQSVEFTGGQLKPIRLPPFTKPPLVNKMATNTVAVMTEGDRAWLRVGETKQWRLAKPGEVNQMAIMFDAPTTRMSGGEKAGVACGVMTLIAVVVAGIVLLVKRRRRFSHFRSSRGYEEIHNDGQSVVESQREQQNTNENPTQALLP; from the exons ATGAAGCAGCTGTATACTTTCCTAATTATCTTCGTCGTTGTCTGCAAGTCTAATGCGTTTATCCGACCTAGTAATGGCCTCCGCGAATGTCGCATAAACTCAACTTTAACAGCACTAGAGGTGCTCCCAGGGGGAGGATGGGATAACCTGCGCAATTTAGACATGGGACGGGTGATGAACTTGAGCTATTCCCAGTGCCAGACCACAGAAGATGGACTTTATCTCATCCCAGATGAAGTCTTTGTTATTCCACGGAAAACAAGCGGAGTAGAAACTCACTCTGAGACCATCATGTCATGGCTGGAACAGAAAAGCTCCACATCAGGATCCATCAATGCAGACATTTCCTTCCCTCCTGTACTAAACGGAAAATTCTCTGAAGAAAATACGCGCATGAAAATACACCAAGTGAGAGGCAATTCCGTAACAACACGAGTGCAG GTACGCAACCATCTTTACACTGTTAATGCATATCCTGACTTTACTCTGGACTCCCGATTTGCTCAGCAGATAGTGGAAATCGCAGACGCTATTGAGAACAACCAAACACGTCAAGCAAATTATCTGTCAGAGAAACTCATACTTGATTATGGCAcccatgtcatcacaagcatcgATGCTGGTGCCACTTTGGTCCAAGAGGACTATATAAAAAGGTCTTATGTCTCTGACAGTGAGTCAGACAAGTCATCTGTCTCTGCATCAGCAGGCTTGAACTTTTTTAACAAGGTTAACTTTAACTTTGGTAGCAAGGAAACCCAGGAAACCTCTGAAACCCTCAGTTACCAGCAAAACATTACATATTCTATAGTTCAGAGCCACGGTGGGGCTTTATTCTACCAAGGCATCACTCTGCAGAAGTGGCAAGAGAGCACGCAAAATAACCTTGTGGCTATTGACCGTTCTGGCATGCCAATGCACTATTTCCTCAATCCATCCACATTTCCCGATCTTCCAGTTCCAACTTTACAAAAACTGGCTTTGTCAGTCCAAAAGGCTGCTGAGCGCTACTACAACATAAACACCATTCCAGGATGTGTAGATCAAAATTCACCAAACTTTAACTTTCAGGCTAATGTAAATGACAAATCATGTGAAGGTCCAGTCACCAATTTGACCTTTGGTGGAGTTTACCAAACATGCACTCCATTGGCGGCAGATGGAGATGTCATCTGTCATGAGCTTGCGCAAAAAAATCCGGATACTGGTGACTATTCTTGCCGCCAGCCGTACGCTTCCTCTTTGTTACATTCAGAGACAGTAGAGCAGAGTTACAATAAATATGAGTGCCATAAGCAATGTCACTCATGCTGGTTAATTTTTGATTGTTGTGACAATGTATGTGGAAATGCTTATTACGTCCGTAGTGCAAAAATTGACACTTACTGGTGTTCCACAAATCAGACAGTCCCTCAGTACTCTGGATACCTCTTTGGAGGTCTATTCGGACCATCTTTACAAAACCCATTGACCAAATCTCATGACTGTCCTCCAAATTATTTTGCACAAATATTTTTGACTAATGGCATGATGATTTGTTTGAGCAATGACTATGAGGCAGGAACAATATCTTCTGTGCCTTTTGGGGGATTCTTTAGCTGCCAGTCTGGCAACCCTCTTGCAAGGGGTGAATACCGTTGTCCACCTCAGTACAGCCAACACCTTGCTGCCATTAGTGATGGCTGTCAGGTATTGTACTGTGTCCAATCAGTCGAGTTTACTGGTGGCCAGTTAAAACCTATTCGCCTACCACCGTTCACAAAACCACCTCTGGTCAACAAGATGGCGACAAACACTGTAGCTGTGATGACAGAAGGTGATCGGGCTTGGCTGAGGGTTGGAGAAACGAAACAATGGAGACTAGCAAAGCCTGGTGAAGTCAACCAAATGGCCATAATGTTCGATGCGCCAACTACCCGGATGTCAGGAGGTGAAAAGGCTGGTGTGGCCTGTGGTGTAATGACTTTGATCGCTGTTGTAGTGGCAGGAATTGTCCTCTTAGTGAAACGGAGAAGGAGGTTTTCTCACTTCAGGTCAAGCAGGGGGTATGAAGAGATTCACAATGATGGCCAAAGTGTTGTAGAGAGTCAGAGAGAGCAACAGAATACAAATGAAAACCCCACTCAAGCTCTGTTACCTTAG